In a genomic window of Demequina muriae:
- a CDS encoding PadR family transcriptional regulator has product MAKTDVLSLAILGMLSEQPLHGYQIRKRLGNELGPFRALSYGSLYPCLKRMVGEGLIATDDRDDSVIRATASKRSRISYQLTDAGKARLEEELASSGASSWDDDAFDVRFSMFERTDSVTRLRILEGRRSRLAERLEEVAEGLQRVRERHDAYTTELHRHGLERVEREVEWLDRLIENERSATRGDTNNTASAGNN; this is encoded by the coding sequence GTGGCCAAGACTGACGTCCTGTCACTGGCAATCCTCGGCATGCTCTCCGAGCAGCCGTTGCACGGCTATCAGATCCGCAAGCGACTCGGCAACGAGCTCGGCCCGTTCCGTGCCCTCAGCTACGGCTCGCTGTACCCGTGCCTCAAGCGCATGGTCGGCGAGGGCCTCATCGCCACCGACGACCGTGACGACAGCGTGATCCGCGCCACCGCCTCGAAGCGCTCCCGCATCTCGTATCAGCTGACCGACGCCGGCAAGGCCCGGTTGGAGGAGGAACTCGCGAGCTCGGGCGCCTCCTCGTGGGACGACGATGCCTTCGACGTGCGCTTCTCGATGTTCGAGCGCACCGATTCCGTGACCCGCCTGCGCATTCTCGAGGGGCGCCGATCGCGCCTCGCCGAGCGGCTCGAGGAGGTCGCCGAGGGCCTCCAGCGCGTACGCGAACGTCACGACGCCTACACCACCGAGCTTCACCGTCACGGCCTCGAACGGGTCGAGCGGGAGGTCGAATGGCTCGACCGGCTCATTGAGAACGAACGATCCGCGACCCGCGGAGACACCAACAACACCGCTTCCGCGGGCAACAACTAA
- a CDS encoding transglycosylase domain-containing protein, which translates to MNTTNASARQGSAAKPRTGASGTAASKAGASKGKPKSAAKGGKGGGKGGGGKRTDRSDQPRWKFWLRRIGFGALIAGLAVALIGLIALIIKYVSLEVPEPDDFAQAQASTFYYADGETELGSLGVANREVVGIETLPDHVGNAVVAAEDRSFWTNPGIDVVGMSRALFRTVVMNEQQGGSSITQQYVERYYVGETTTSIPGKIEETLLALKIDQEQSKEEVLGNYLNTIYFGRGAYGIQAAAEQYYGKPAADLTLSESAMLAGIIPAPSNWDPRIDPERAEQRWNYVLDGMVDAEFLTQDERDDITQFPEPIEYQNADVFAGTQGYILREAMDEVVERTGASQEEIESLGYRVTTTIVPEHQQAAEDAVAQMPDDHADNLRVAAVTMDAATGAVTSMYGGPDYLEVQRNAVTQDVAQAGSTFKPFALIGALERGISLETEYLSNNEMEFEGFDRPVRNFGGVDYGYIDLVRATQSSVNTAYVQLGLEVTPQVVMETAIKAGLPEDTLGLEPNASNVLGTASPHALDMAHAYATIANAGVRTEPFMVQTVTDSDGEVVYEHEVEDERVFAEDVMADTTYAMQQVVRFGSGEFANQIGRPLAGKTGTSNENRSAWFVGFSPQIVGSVSLYQVGEDGSAEQITPFGGFDQITGSTVPSRVWTWMMEPILEPMEVVDFPPRANVGEVANSEPPPPEPSPTPSETVSRPPEPEPEPEPEEPEPEPEPEEPEPEPEDPEPSPEPEPSGPPTADPDEE; encoded by the coding sequence GTGAACACCACCAATGCGTCCGCACGCCAGGGATCCGCGGCCAAGCCCCGCACCGGCGCCAGCGGCACCGCGGCATCGAAGGCTGGCGCATCGAAGGGCAAGCCGAAGTCCGCAGCCAAGGGCGGCAAGGGCGGTGGCAAGGGTGGCGGCGGCAAGCGCACCGACCGCTCGGACCAGCCCCGCTGGAAGTTCTGGCTTCGCCGCATCGGCTTCGGCGCGCTGATCGCGGGCCTCGCGGTCGCGCTGATCGGGCTCATCGCGCTGATCATCAAGTACGTCAGCCTCGAGGTTCCGGAGCCCGACGACTTCGCGCAGGCGCAGGCCTCGACGTTCTACTACGCGGATGGCGAGACCGAGCTGGGAAGCCTGGGCGTCGCGAACCGTGAGGTCGTGGGCATCGAGACGCTGCCCGACCACGTGGGCAACGCCGTGGTCGCCGCGGAGGATCGCAGCTTCTGGACCAACCCCGGCATCGATGTGGTGGGCATGTCCCGCGCGCTGTTCCGCACCGTGGTGATGAACGAGCAGCAGGGTGGCTCGTCGATCACTCAGCAGTACGTCGAGCGGTACTACGTGGGCGAGACGACCACGTCGATCCCCGGCAAGATCGAGGAGACGCTGCTGGCGCTCAAGATCGACCAGGAGCAGTCCAAGGAAGAGGTGCTGGGCAACTACCTCAACACCATCTACTTCGGCCGCGGCGCCTATGGCATCCAGGCGGCCGCCGAGCAGTACTACGGCAAGCCCGCCGCGGACCTGACGCTGTCCGAGTCGGCCATGCTCGCGGGGATCATCCCGGCGCCCAGCAACTGGGACCCGCGCATCGACCCCGAGCGCGCCGAGCAGCGCTGGAACTACGTGCTCGACGGCATGGTCGACGCCGAGTTCCTCACGCAGGACGAGCGGGACGACATCACGCAGTTCCCCGAGCCCATCGAGTACCAGAACGCGGACGTGTTCGCGGGGACGCAGGGCTACATCCTGCGTGAGGCGATGGACGAGGTCGTCGAGCGCACAGGAGCCTCTCAGGAGGAGATCGAGTCGCTCGGCTACCGGGTCACGACCACCATCGTCCCCGAGCACCAGCAGGCCGCTGAAGACGCGGTGGCCCAGATGCCGGACGACCACGCCGACAACCTGCGCGTCGCGGCCGTGACCATGGACGCCGCTACCGGTGCGGTCACGTCGATGTACGGCGGACCCGACTACCTGGAGGTCCAGCGCAACGCGGTCACCCAGGACGTCGCCCAGGCCGGATCGACGTTCAAGCCTTTCGCGCTCATCGGCGCTCTCGAGCGCGGCATCAGCCTCGAGACCGAGTACCTGTCCAACAATGAGATGGAGTTCGAGGGCTTCGATCGCCCCGTGCGCAACTTCGGCGGCGTCGACTACGGCTACATCGACCTGGTGCGCGCGACCCAGAGCTCGGTCAACACCGCCTATGTGCAGCTAGGCCTCGAGGTCACGCCGCAGGTGGTGATGGAGACCGCGATCAAGGCGGGGCTCCCCGAGGACACGCTGGGCCTCGAGCCGAACGCGTCCAACGTACTGGGCACCGCCTCGCCTCACGCCCTCGACATGGCGCATGCCTATGCGACCATCGCCAACGCCGGCGTGCGGACCGAGCCGTTCATGGTGCAGACCGTGACCGACTCCGATGGCGAGGTGGTCTACGAGCACGAGGTCGAGGACGAGCGCGTGTTCGCCGAGGACGTCATGGCCGACACCACGTACGCGATGCAGCAGGTGGTGCGCTTCGGCTCCGGCGAGTTCGCCAACCAGATCGGCCGGCCTCTCGCGGGCAAGACGGGAACGTCCAACGAGAACCGCTCCGCGTGGTTCGTGGGCTTCTCGCCGCAGATCGTGGGCTCGGTCTCCCTGTACCAGGTGGGCGAGGACGGCTCCGCGGAGCAGATCACGCCGTTCGGCGGCTTCGATCAGATCACGGGCTCGACCGTCCCGTCGCGCGTCTGGACCTGGATGATGGAGCCGATCCTGGAGCCCATGGAGGTGGTGGACTTCCCGCCGCGCGCCAATGTGGGCGAGGTCGCCAACAGCGAGCCGCCGCCCCCGGAGCCGAGCCCCACCCCCAGCGAGACGGTGAGTCGACCGCCGGAGCCGGAGCCCGAGCCGGAGCCGGAAGAGCCCGAGCCCGAGCCGGAGCCGGAAGAGCCGGAGCCCGAGCCTGAGGACCCCGAGCCATCCCCCGAGCCAGAACCGTCGGGTCCGCCCACTGCGGATCCCGACGAGGAGTAG
- a CDS encoding inositol-3-phosphate synthase — MAALRVAIVGVGNCATSLVQGVEFYKDRVAGETVPGLMHVQFGDYHISDIEFVAAFDVDSLKVGKELVEATQSSENNTIKICDVPKTDIQVQRGHTLDGLGKYYRETITESDDAPVDVVQVLRETEADVLVCYLPVGSEEAAKFYAQCAIDANVAFVNALPVFIASDPVWAKKFEDAGVPIVGDDIKSQVGATITHRVMARLFEDRGVTLDRTYQLNVGGNMDFKNMLERDRLESKKVSKTQAVTSNLEGSLKDLKDSRDVHIGPSDYVAWLDDRKWAYVRLEGRAFGEVPLTLEYKLEVWDSPNSAGIIIDAIRAAKIAKDRGVGGPILSASTYFMKSPPVQMEDTKGRVQLEAFIAGDIER, encoded by the coding sequence ATGGCTGCACTTCGCGTCGCCATCGTCGGCGTCGGAAACTGCGCGACGTCCCTCGTCCAGGGCGTGGAGTTCTACAAGGACCGCGTCGCAGGCGAGACCGTTCCCGGCCTCATGCACGTTCAGTTCGGCGACTACCACATCTCGGACATCGAGTTCGTGGCAGCGTTCGACGTCGACTCGCTGAAGGTCGGCAAGGAGCTCGTCGAGGCCACTCAGTCCTCCGAGAACAACACCATCAAGATCTGCGACGTCCCCAAGACGGACATCCAGGTGCAGCGCGGCCACACCCTCGACGGTCTCGGCAAGTACTACAGGGAGACCATCACGGAGTCGGACGACGCCCCCGTCGACGTCGTGCAGGTGCTGCGTGAGACGGAAGCCGACGTGCTCGTCTGCTACCTGCCCGTGGGCTCCGAAGAGGCCGCCAAGTTCTACGCGCAGTGCGCCATCGACGCGAACGTGGCGTTCGTGAACGCCCTCCCGGTGTTCATCGCCTCCGACCCCGTGTGGGCCAAGAAGTTCGAGGACGCCGGCGTGCCGATCGTGGGCGACGACATCAAGTCCCAGGTGGGCGCCACCATCACGCACCGCGTCATGGCCCGCCTGTTCGAGGACCGCGGCGTCACGCTGGACCGCACGTACCAGCTGAACGTCGGCGGCAACATGGACTTCAAGAACATGCTCGAGCGCGACCGCCTCGAGTCCAAGAAGGTCTCGAAGACCCAGGCCGTCACGTCCAACCTCGAGGGCTCGCTCAAGGACCTCAAGGACTCGCGCGACGTGCACATCGGCCCGTCCGACTACGTCGCCTGGCTCGATGACCGCAAGTGGGCGTACGTGCGCCTCGAGGGCCGCGCGTTCGGCGAGGTGCCCCTCACGCTCGAGTACAAGCTCGAGGTGTGGGACTCGCCCAACTCCGCCGGCATCATCATCGACGCGATCCGCGCCGCGAAGATCGCCAAGGACCGCGGCGTCGGCGGGCCGATCCTCTCGGCCTCGACCTACTTCATGAAGTCGCCGCCCGTGCAGATGGAAGACACCAAGGGCCGCGTCCAGCTCGAGGCCTTCATCGCCGGAGACATCGAGCGGTAG
- a CDS encoding DUF805 domain-containing protein, whose product MGFGQAIKNCFGKYATFEGRARRSEFWLFYLFTQFVSILGFGLVMVTALTVMPTSEVEADPSGAALAVFFVVIGIVVIAALALIIPVYAAWARRLHDMGQSGHWLWLNLVSLGIVPLIMAFMDSQPGTNRWGADPKAAERGQYGGYEQAQYGQAQPGQAPGGYLPPQPPAPTQ is encoded by the coding sequence GTGGGATTCGGACAGGCAATCAAGAACTGCTTCGGCAAGTACGCGACATTCGAGGGACGCGCACGCCGCTCGGAGTTCTGGCTCTTCTATCTGTTCACGCAGTTCGTGTCGATCCTGGGCTTCGGACTCGTGATGGTGACCGCGCTGACGGTGATGCCCACGTCAGAGGTCGAGGCTGACCCGTCCGGGGCCGCGCTCGCGGTCTTCTTCGTGGTGATCGGCATCGTGGTAATCGCTGCGCTCGCGCTGATCATCCCGGTGTACGCCGCGTGGGCACGCCGCCTGCACGACATGGGCCAGTCCGGTCACTGGCTGTGGCTGAACCTCGTGAGCCTTGGCATCGTGCCGTTGATCATGGCCTTCATGGACTCGCAGCCCGGCACCAACCGGTGGGGCGCCGATCCCAAGGCCGCGGAGCGCGGTCAGTACGGCGGCTATGAGCAGGCGCAGTACGGCCAGGCGCAGCCCGGCCAGGCACCGGGCGGCTACCTGCCTCCCCAGCCCCCCGCGCCCACGCAGTAG
- a CDS encoding MFS transporter — protein sequence MSFARDLSRLWRSDGFRRLTYVRLLSQGGDGMFQVGIAAAFFFDPTTAATPGAIAAGFAVLLAPFTLVGPFVGPLIDRWQRQRILLVGNMVRLALVGTLCALLLGGAPVWTLYVVALLTLSVNRFLLAAMSAGIPRVVATEDLLAANAIQPTLGTVAAAVGGAIGGIVTFVAPQASDASLAFAALVGGGIAFGLASWATLLLGRRALGPVHPLEQLRLGAQVRELGTELAAAVRYLHARVTPFHALLVMAAQRLLYGVMFVASILISRHVLGDPDRPEQALGNFTLVIAFAAVGFGAAAVLTPVFGSRFTRHQWIVLCLGVGAVGQTALALSMEPWSLFTAAVVVSFAVQGAKIAVDTIVQRDTEDEVRGRAFTLYDMAYNVAFISSAVIGGLVLPDDGYSRAVMAVLVGLYVLTALVFARAPREPSPVLAR from the coding sequence ATGTCGTTCGCGCGCGATCTCTCCCGGCTGTGGCGCTCGGATGGCTTTCGCCGTCTGACGTATGTGCGGCTGCTCTCGCAGGGCGGCGACGGGATGTTCCAGGTGGGCATCGCGGCGGCCTTCTTCTTCGACCCCACGACGGCGGCGACGCCCGGCGCGATCGCGGCCGGCTTCGCGGTGCTGCTCGCGCCTTTCACGCTGGTCGGGCCGTTCGTGGGACCGCTCATCGATCGATGGCAGCGTCAGCGCATCCTGCTCGTCGGCAACATGGTGCGGCTCGCTCTGGTCGGCACGCTGTGCGCGCTGCTGCTGGGGGGCGCACCGGTGTGGACGCTGTACGTGGTGGCGCTCCTCACGCTCTCGGTCAACCGGTTCCTGCTCGCGGCGATGTCCGCCGGGATCCCGCGGGTGGTCGCGACCGAGGACCTGCTCGCCGCCAACGCGATCCAGCCCACGCTCGGCACGGTGGCGGCGGCCGTGGGAGGCGCCATCGGCGGGATCGTGACGTTCGTCGCGCCACAGGCCTCTGATGCGAGCCTCGCATTCGCTGCGCTGGTGGGCGGTGGCATCGCCTTCGGCCTCGCCTCGTGGGCGACGCTGCTGCTGGGGCGGCGCGCCCTCGGACCCGTGCACCCGCTCGAGCAGCTGCGACTCGGGGCCCAGGTGCGTGAGCTCGGCACGGAGCTCGCGGCGGCGGTCCGGTATCTGCATGCACGCGTCACGCCGTTCCACGCGCTACTCGTGATGGCGGCGCAGCGGCTGCTGTACGGCGTGATGTTCGTCGCGTCGATTCTGATCTCGCGCCACGTGCTGGGCGACCCCGACCGTCCCGAGCAGGCGCTGGGAAACTTCACGCTCGTGATCGCCTTCGCCGCCGTGGGGTTCGGGGCCGCCGCGGTGCTGACGCCGGTGTTCGGGTCGCGCTTCACCCGCCACCAGTGGATCGTGCTGTGCCTGGGGGTCGGAGCCGTCGGCCAGACCGCCCTTGCGCTCTCCATGGAGCCGTGGTCGCTCTTCACCGCCGCCGTGGTCGTGAGCTTCGCGGTCCAGGGCGCCAAGATCGCGGTGGACACCATCGTGCAGCGCGACACCGAGGACGAGGTGCGCGGCCGCGCCTTCACCCTCTACGACATGGCCTACAACGTGGCGTTCATCTCCAGTGCGGTCATTGGCGGTCTGGTGCTGCCGGACGACGGCTACTCGCGTGCCGTGATGGCGGTGCTCGTGGGGCTGTACGTGCTGACGGCGCTGGTGTTCGCACGCGCCCCCCGCGAGCCGTCGCCCGTCCTGGCGCGCTGA
- a CDS encoding SDR family oxidoreductase — MTSTPQRIAIVGGHGKIALQLIPILKGRGKTVVPLARKQQQLLDLAAMGTEPRLLDIEAASEEDFAQAFEGCDAVVFAAGGGPDGDIDRKRTVDLEGSLKSIAGAKAAGIERFVQISAFGVDNPVPDDTEPVWKAYVDAKRDADAALRDSGLSWTIIRPGGLTDGAATGKIALSESVDQGQIPRADVAHVLADCLDQPASAGKQWEAVSGETPIPAAIEREVA, encoded by the coding sequence ATGACTTCTACTCCCCAGCGCATCGCCATTGTGGGCGGCCACGGCAAGATCGCCCTCCAGCTCATTCCGATCCTGAAGGGCCGCGGCAAGACCGTCGTCCCCCTGGCTCGCAAGCAGCAGCAGCTGCTCGACCTCGCCGCGATGGGCACCGAGCCCCGCCTGCTCGACATCGAGGCGGCGTCCGAGGAGGACTTCGCCCAGGCCTTCGAGGGCTGTGACGCCGTGGTGTTCGCGGCCGGCGGCGGCCCTGACGGCGACATCGACCGCAAGCGCACCGTCGACCTCGAGGGTTCGCTCAAGTCGATCGCGGGCGCGAAGGCCGCCGGCATCGAGCGGTTCGTGCAGATCTCCGCGTTCGGCGTGGACAACCCTGTGCCCGACGACACGGAGCCCGTGTGGAAGGCCTACGTCGACGCCAAGCGCGACGCGGATGCTGCGCTGCGCGACTCCGGGCTGTCGTGGACCATCATCCGCCCCGGCGGACTCACCGACGGCGCGGCGACCGGCAAGATCGCCCTGTCCGAGTCCGTCGACCAGGGCCAGATCCCGCGGGCCGACGTGGCCCACGTGCTCGCCGACTGCCTGGACCAGCCCGCATCGGCCGGCAAGCAGTGGGAGGCCGTGAGCGGCGAGACGCCCATCCCCGCCGCCATCGAGCGCGAGGTCGCGTGA
- a CDS encoding LysE family translocator: protein MITGESLLAFVALASVLVAIPGPSVLFIVGRALQHGRRGALLSVLGNAGGFVVHAVLVAAGVGALVAASATAFTVLKIAGGIYLVYLGLQAIRHRRDGLGDPSVVDPDDGTFPPLSVRRALSESFLVGVANPKTLVFMVAVLPQFVDPARGPAWPQILELGVVFALMAVLVDSVWALAAARARGWIASSPARVARVRAAGGGMLAALGVVLMASRRAA, encoded by the coding sequence ATGATCACCGGAGAGTCCCTGCTCGCGTTCGTCGCGCTCGCAAGCGTGCTCGTTGCGATCCCCGGACCCAGCGTGCTGTTCATCGTCGGTCGTGCGCTCCAGCACGGTCGCCGCGGAGCACTGCTCTCGGTGCTGGGCAACGCAGGCGGATTCGTGGTGCATGCGGTGCTCGTTGCTGCGGGGGTCGGGGCCCTCGTGGCGGCGTCCGCCACGGCCTTCACCGTGCTGAAGATCGCCGGCGGCATCTACCTCGTGTACCTAGGGCTGCAAGCGATCCGCCATCGCCGCGACGGTCTCGGTGACCCGAGCGTGGTGGACCCCGACGACGGGACGTTTCCTCCGCTCAGCGTGAGACGGGCGCTGTCCGAGTCGTTCCTCGTGGGCGTCGCCAACCCCAAGACCCTGGTGTTCATGGTGGCGGTGCTGCCGCAGTTCGTGGATCCCGCACGAGGCCCGGCATGGCCGCAGATCCTGGAGCTCGGCGTGGTGTTCGCGCTCATGGCGGTGCTCGTCGACAGCGTGTGGGCGCTCGCGGCAGCTCGGGCACGGGGGTGGATCGCCTCGTCCCCCGCGCGGGTGGCCCGGGTGCGCGCGGCTGGCGGCGGGATGCTGGCGGCGCTCGGCGTGGTGCTGATGGCGTCGCGTCGTGCCGCCTGA